One genomic segment of Nonomuraea coxensis DSM 45129 includes these proteins:
- a CDS encoding succinate dehydrogenase/fumarate reductase iron-sulfur subunit — MNLTLKVWRQSGPKDKGRMVTYRVEDISPDMSFLEMLDVLNERLILEGDDPIAFDHDCREGICGMCGMVINGVAHGEQRATTTCQLHMRHFEDGAEITIEPWRAAPFPVVKDLVVDRSAFDRIIQAGGFVSVPAGSAPDAHSVPVRKEDADSAFDAATCIGCGACVAACPNGSASLFTAAKITHLSLLPQGQPERLTRAKAMVDQMDGEGFGGCTNTGECTAVCPKGIPLDTIARMNADYLKANSK; from the coding sequence GTGAACCTGACCCTCAAGGTCTGGCGTCAGAGCGGTCCCAAGGACAAGGGACGGATGGTGACGTACCGGGTGGAGGACATCTCCCCGGACATGTCCTTCCTGGAGATGCTCGACGTCCTCAACGAGCGCCTGATCCTGGAGGGCGACGACCCGATCGCCTTCGACCACGACTGCCGCGAGGGCATCTGCGGCATGTGCGGCATGGTGATCAACGGCGTCGCCCACGGCGAGCAGCGCGCGACCACCACGTGCCAGCTCCACATGCGCCACTTCGAGGACGGCGCGGAGATCACCATCGAGCCGTGGCGGGCGGCCCCGTTCCCGGTCGTCAAGGACCTGGTCGTGGACCGCAGCGCCTTCGACCGCATCATCCAGGCGGGCGGCTTCGTCTCGGTGCCGGCCGGCTCGGCCCCGGACGCGCACAGCGTGCCGGTGCGCAAGGAGGACGCCGACTCCGCCTTCGACGCGGCCACCTGCATCGGCTGCGGCGCCTGCGTGGCGGCCTGCCCGAACGGCTCGGCCTCCCTCTTCACCGCCGCCAAGATCACCCACCTGAGCCTCCTGCCCCAGGGCCAGCCCGAGCGGCTGACCCGCGCCAAGGCGATGGTGGACCAGATGGACGGCGAGGGCTTCGGCGGCTGCACGAACACCGGCGAGTGCACCGCGGTCTGCCCCAAGGGCATCCCGCTGGACACGATCGCCCGCATGAACGCCGACTACCTGAAGGCCAACTCCAAGTAG